TTataagtttacatttttaaagtccaGTCCTTACTTGCCCTTAGCTTTGTGGTGGCTCTCAGTCTTCTTGGGGAGCAACACTGCCTGGATGTTAGGCAGAACACCGCCCTGAGCGATAGTAACTTTACCGAGCAGCTTGTTGAGCTCCTCGTCGTTGCGGATGGCCAGCTGCAAGTGGCGCGGGATGATGCGGGTCTTTTTGTTGTCGCGGGCTGCGTTGCCCGCCAGCTCCAGGATCTCGGCTGTCAGATACTCTAGCACAGCAGCTAGGTAAACCGGAGCGCCGGCCCCGACCCGCTCAGCATAGTTGCCCTTGCGGAGCAGGCGGTGCACTCGCCCCACGGGAAACTGGAGCCCGGCTCTAGAGGAGCGGGTTTTGGCCTTGGCGCGAGCCTTGCCTCCCTGCTTGCCACGTCCAGACATGGTAAAACGACCTGCGACCTAAGTCAGAAAGTGACTGGAAGGAAACTAGAGGGACGCATTTTATAGCGGCTGCTGGGCGCGAAAAAGAAGCTGGGCCATTGGCTAAGCTTGCGGCTCTCTCTTAATGCAAATAAGGTTTCTGAATATACGTATTTTCATTGGACTATATTGATATCGACGTCATCTGAGTAACTTCCAATCAGACAGAAGAGTTTCTCAATCTTATCTGCATATAGACTTGTGAATAAATAGGGCATAACCCAGcttgtcttcattcttttttcttgagtGGTCTTTCACTCTCGTTCGCCATGCCTGACCCGGCTAAGTCCGCTCCAGCCCCCAAAAAGGGCTCTAAGAAAGCCGTAACCAAGGCCCAGAAAAAGGACGGCAAGAAGCGCAAGCGCAGCCGCAAAGAGAGCTACTCTATCTACGTGTACAAGGTGCTAAAACAGGTCCACCCCGACACCGGCATCTCATCGAAGGCCATGGGCATCATGAACTCCTTCGTCAACGACATCTTCGAGCGCATCGCGGGTGAAGCTTCCCGCCTGGCGCATTACAACAAGCGCTCGACCATCACCTCCAGGGAGATCCAGACGGCCGTGCGCCTGCTGCTGCCAGGGGAGCTGGCCAAGCACGCCGTGTCAGAGGGCACAAAGGCCGTCACCAAGTACACCAGCTCCAAGTGAGCTCGCTCGCAGCTGCCGACAATCCAAAGGCTCTTTTCAGAGCCACTCACGATTTCAGAGAAAGAGCCGGTGCATTTTGCTTGTAGTCTTCTGAGTGGGCTACAGCCGGCCTCCGTTAGGAGGGAAGATGGCGGGAAAAAGTAAGCTAAGCTCCCTAGGCTTTTTGCGTGTGAGTATATATGCTCAGTCAGACGAACTTAGTTTGGGTTCTTAGGTGCCCTTGGGGACCTTAGGTGCCTTGCAGTTGTGCTTTAAACTACAATTACAAGTTTGCTTTCGCTtactctttccctttttttttctttttgagacggagtcttgctctgttgcccaggatacagtgcagtggcgcgatctcggctcactgcaagctccgcctcccgggttcaaccaattctgcctcggcctcctgagtagctgggattacaggcgcccgccaccgtgccaggctaatttttgcgtttttagtagagacgtaattttaccatcttggccaggctagtctgcaACTCCTGATcaacccacctcgacctcccaaagtgttgggataaccgGCGTGAGCCATCGCTCGCGCCCGGTCGGGTTATTCTTTAAATTCCTGTAACGTCCCCCTTCTCTGATTGGTCAATGCTCTATTTGAAAAGCCCGCCAAGGGCTGCAATTTGCCAGATAGTCTCATTCCGGTTGTTTTTCGAAGAGGTCCTCCGGGAATGGGAATGAATTTTCCGTTATCTGCAGGTGGGATTTTAAAGTCCATGATTAGGAATCCTGAGACAGAAGTTGGAGAATCCCGCATTTAAAGAGAAGCGGACCCCAGAAGAGATCACAGAAATAGGAGGTAAACCAAGAGCGTGGGAATATACGGGAGTGGAGACTTTCAAGGCATGATCCCTTCTTCTCAACAGTGCCTGAATTCTCAGCATTGCATCCTCTGCCACAGCGGTATCCTCTCTTAAATAAATTACTTCTACTGTAaatctttaaaagcaaaatagCAAGCCCCTCCACAATTCCACTCCAGGCTTTAAAATCACCCCGTAACTTTGCCTTTATTTTCCTGCCGTCACTTCCTTTGCAGCTATGGGTGGAAGGCCATCTCGGACGAATAGTCTCGTCTCTCTCACACAGGTGACAAACAGCCCCGAATTATGCCAACTGGTTACCGGGTCGTGCAAAATACATGTAGGATTTGCCGTTCACGTCCCTAAAATGTTCTCTTCCTCAGTACCTTGTCATTAGTTTGGCGCCTCGGGCTTGGCGACAGAGCTTATCGACAAACTAAGCTACTTGGAGAGCAGTCCCCTAATTTCATCGTGTTCCTTAACTTGGCATCACATTTGTCGCCTCCCTTCATTCCTCTTCGCTCTCTTTTACGAGATTGCCCATCCCGCGTCCCTGAGAGAACATCTGAGGGATGATTAGCCTCTGAGTGGGTGAGAGAGCGCGTGTGGCCTTCTCTTGCCATCTTGtggcaaaaaaagcaaaagcacaaGTTCAAGGCGTTGTGTTTTCCGGTCCCAGTTAAAATGCTTTCTTCCTAACTTTCTACTGAGTCAGTGGGCTAGGGTAGAGTTTCCATTTTTCACTCCTTTTAATTGCAGGATTCAAGCTTCTTCAAGAGTCATTAGTGCGGTGGTTAAAAGGGAGcgggaggagggtgggggaggtAAATAGGAAGAGCGAGGAGTGGGTAAGGGAGGAAGTCCTATTGAGTTTTGTGATCTGGTCAGAGCTgcccaaaagaaataaacaaataaaatcaaaaagcCAAAATGCTTTGTaccctaaaataaataataataggatCATGCTTTCTAAGACCCCACACTTACAACTcaatttaaccttaattatctgTTTAAAGGCCCTGACTTCAAATACCAACTACACTGAGGGCTGGGACTTCAAcgttaagtttttttgttttgttttgtttcattttttgagacagagcctcactctgccgcccaggctggagtgcagtagcgcaatctaggctcactgcaacttcctcctcctgggttcaagcgattcttctgcctcagcctcctgagtagctgaactacaggcaggcacctgccaccgcgcccagctaatttttgtgtttttagtacagacagggtttcaccatgttgtccaggctggtcttggattcccaaagtgctgggattacaggcgggagtcactgcacctggtctaaGTTTGGGGGAACACAATGAAGTCCATAACAGCACTTAAGACCATTTTCCATGCTTTCATCCCAACTTTCTATTCCAAGTTCTCctttataaaatatctacattTAGCTTAATTTGCAGATAAGGTGACAGTTATGACATTCCTTAAACCAGAAGTTAAAAGTCAGTTGCTCACAAAGGCCCAGCACATTAGAGCAAAAATATCTGGATATTAAAAGTCATGCCTTATCTCTATAAAGAGAGGTGCTATTTGCCATTTTTCTTGAAACACACTAACTTCTGACACCGTAtttcatttttccagttttgatagaGATAATCGACCAAGATGTATTTAACTGTTTTCTTAATTCTGCTGTAAGACAACCATAGCACAAGCATATTGATAAATGCCAACTAATATGGAAACTAACAGGACCAGTGGGAACTTGAGAAGTGAAGACAAAACCTGTGCAATTTGGTTTCACTGATTTCTCCCTTCTAGCAATGCAAGCACAAAGACAGTGTGACTTCTAATTTTTCAAGGTTATATGCAGcttaatatgaaatattataaattttcaaTATTGACAactaataaaacatttatatcatGGTACagactattaaaaaaacaaatctgctGACTTCATCAAGCCCTTCACCTCTAAAATAGAGATCTCGTGAAGCCCTTCATCCTTGAAGTTGACATCTCTGGACATTAACAAATATTCCTGTATCCATGACAAGCTTTTCACCAAGCTGCTCTTTCTGCCATCAGGGCCCACATCAAATGCCCCGGACTTCCCAACTTTCTAAATCCTCAGCTGAAAGTAATTCATTCCTCACTTGGCCCCTCTGGATAGCGCATCAGGCCTCACATACGTCAGGCATTCAAGAGTTATTTTCTGCCAGTTAAGTAAACAGACAAAGtgaactaaagaaaaaacaaaaaattcagttCTCACAGCTATGAGGTAAAAGTGGTGAAAGACGCTCAGAGTTGTTCATTGTGGACTGAGTAGTTACCTGGTTAAATAAAcctgttcttttctatttatgttacatttgtcttatttttaaattaatgttattcTTTGTGGGGGTGGGGAATTCCTAGTGAAAACCATAAGGCCTGttagacaaattctaaaagagctgtaacacaattttttattattaatattattcttaatagaaaaatcataattgtatacatttttgagaaagagtatgatgttttgatatattgttggggctcagaaaactataacccaaaatgaaggcctcagaagcagaagCTTTTCCCTGACCTCCTGCCCTTCTGTCTCTGATCTATCATTCTCCCTCAAGCTTAGCCACAGAAACTAAAATCTCTCTTCCCCAAGGCAGGTCATAAAAACCAGAAtcccttttccccaaagccagctgTAAAACCTACAAATATTACTGTAGCTCCCCTCACCCACCCCATTCCCCAAGGCTTTTTGTATGAAAACTGGCCATTTATGGTCAGAAATTATCTGCCCTACtttgtttgactgtaggtcataagaTCCCTGTTCCAGAGAGGGACCTGCCCCATACCGAGAAGGAGGGAATGCTGCTCAGAGTGGCAAAGAAGAATCTGGACAGACAGGCATTTCTGGGTTTCCCTACTATGTTTATTATCATTAGATCCTACCCTTCATGTCCAGTCATTTCTACAAGGCTGTCCATACTTTATAGAATCTTAAAAACAATGGACAATCTCCCCTGTATCTTTAGGCCTTCATTTTGAAGGGCTCCCATGTGACGTACAACtatgatcaatttttttttctcctattaatctgccttttagtcagtgattttcagcaaaccttcagagggtgaaggggaagcttTCCTTTACTCTGTAATGTCATTCAAggagtgtttctttctttttctttttttgccttcactctgttgctgaggctggaatgcagtggcaccatcccggctcactgcgatctccacctcccaagcttaAGCCTCAtgtctcactcagcctcccaagtagctgggaccacaggtatacaccaccacgcccagctaatttttgtacttttcgtagaaggggttttaccctgttgggaaggctggtctggaactcctggactcaagtgatccacccatcttggcatcccagagtgctgggattttcatgtgtgagccaccgtgcctggccccttgcCTCTATAGTGTATACTGAAGGAGTTCAGTAAATATCATCCCAAAGTATGCCGCATTGTTGTGCTGATTACTTCACGCTAAAGTCATTTGGGAAATAGCAAATGCACAGAGGGGCTTTTTCTGAATCTCTTTTATTTGACTAAATGCAGATTCTCCAGGAGAAGGAAGTTAATTAATCATGAAAATCCTTCCTAGGCATTTTTATCTATCTTGGGAAGATTAACAGCAACAGAAATGGAATGGAGAAGAGACTAGAAATTGGCTCCTTGTCCAGATAGGCCACTATCTACTCTGAAAGCCCATTCCTGTTTTCATTATCGTACTCTTCCTAGGTCGCTCCAACTCCCCTTTCTCCTTACTCCTCTATTTAAATAGAGAAAGAATTTAAGTTGTAGAGAGTTGATAAAATGCTGAATGGTTCCGAGTGATGAATGTGgaaaggaggtggggagagaggaaagcTAGTCTCAATACCCTTTTCCTCCAAACCTGACCAGTTCTTGGCCAGAGAAATAGTCTCCCACACAAGGAGTTTCCTGGCATCTCTAAGAAATTCTGAGGTTAGAAAATCTCTGTAGTTGgcatccaaaagaataaaatgggcAACTGAGGACTAATAATTTGAGGAATTAGAAAGTTTAAGTTCTATCCACCACTTACCCTGGCTGCTATCACCTCATTTTATGTCATTTACTGGATTGTCTGTTCTTCCTGGTATCTTTTTCCTCAACTAAAAGTGATTTCTAAAGTCTCTTCCAGAATAAATAGTTGGCTTCTGAAAATAGATCTCCTCCATATGGATCACATGAAGCTATCACTAACAAATGTCACATATCATAAGATTTGTTTCAATCATGGAAGAAGTAGTTCTACACTGCCAACCTAAATAACAGAGGGAggctctctaaaataaaatatatcttggGGGACTAGAGCATTGTAATGGAAATATGCATGCCAGAGTAAATAAGGTGAATATATAGGAAGGTAAAAAAAGACAAggttaaaaaatcaattatttacaTAATTGTTTAGAAAGAATTGTCCTTGACCATAAAGactgaggactaaactctgatttttatcttgcccaaattcccaAATAAGgagtctggggagtcatgccctacaaatcataaattctcatcagatgggttttatttaaccctatatatcatgagttactttccaacctgactctggcataaaacattatgagacaaggaagaaaatcaaaatattttacaccaAAAaccatgtttctttgccatattttgaaatggccctgcaaagttgtttttttgtgtgGGGGAAAATCTGCGTCTATTCCAGaccctcccaatcctaaagagattaactaagatctgaataggaaacatttattgtcatctattgtctctaagggcagccactgtaagacttcaaaagaacttggtctccacaatctttttcTTAACCTCAACACTCCCTTTCTGTTAATCCCAGGTCTTCAGACAAATTCAatcaattgtcaaccagaaaatgtttaaattcacctGTAGTGAGGAagcaccccatccccacccccaccccaacactcCTGCCCCGCCTGGgcgtcctgcctttctggaccaaaccaatgtacttcttaaatgtatttgattgatgtctcctgcctccctaaaatgtataaaagcaagctgtgccctgaccacttTGGTCACATGTTCTTAGGACCTCCTGAGGGATGTGTCACAGGACACaatcatatttggctcagaatacatctcttcaaatattttacagggTTTGACTCTTCATTGACAAGATCAATAACAAAGGTAACACCAGTTCAAGGTTAGACAGACAGTTACTGGATGgatgtccttataaaaatatttttgtgtaaatcTGCAAGGGCCTTTATACAAGGTTGTGGTTTTTACAATGTTTTGTGATAGTTTTTATGATcagatatacaaatataaaaactcaCTCCTCATGGCCTTCCTGGGCTCTATTTGTCAGAGTTTTCTTAACATTAGTGATTACATTTTGATTCTGATAACTTTCACAGTACACTGACCGTGTGCTCTGAGGTCCCAAAGTGTCTGTCTTTACAAAACGACTATCTTTATATAGCTgctttcttttcaatttcatgCTTGCTAATAGGAAACTATATACAGAAAGAAGAATGGCAGCCTTGTACAAGATTAGGAGGTAAATTGAATTCACTACTTTGAAAGGAGGCTCTGTCTACAGTCACGATATCCAAGAATAAACtgaaaattcatttcttaaataggatccaggagaaaataaaaagtacagttccatttttctttgttttttttttttttttttttttttttttagatagatcACATGTGCCCCTGCTTATCTGTGTGATTAGAAAGTTTCTTACTGAGAACAGtgttgagtttgagaccagcctggccaacatggtgaaaccccatctttactaaaaatacaaaaaattagctgggagtggtggtgcacacctgtaatcctatctacttaggaggctgaggcaggagaattgcttgaacccgggaagtggaggttgcagtgagctgagatggtgccatggcactccagcctgggcgacagagtaagaccgtTTCAGCAAAAAAATTGTATTGCCATGGGCATATATATAAGCAGGAGTGGAAACGAAACATGACAGATAAACATCAAAGTCATAATAGACTTGCCCTGAGAAAGTCATTAACAGGTCTGGGGATGGAGTTGAAGAATACTTATATTTCATGagtgttttcctcttttctctacaTATAAAAGAAACTTGTAGTGAGTATGTCATGATGTTAAATAATAGACCAAATCCGTGTGGTCACTTTTAactcttctataattttttaaaaggtaaaataaggTGATGAGTAATGAGGAATGCTGATGTTTCCGTTTAGTGAATTGAAAATTGTGGCTATTAACTAATATTTACCAACTCACCAGTATCTAAGATGTGCCAGGCCTTGTTCTAGGTATGATGGCAACTACAGTGGCAAAACACAAAAATCTGTCCTTTTAAATTTACTTCCCATGAGAGAGAAAATACTAAATGAATAAAGACACAATATACTGCATAGTAATAAGTGCTAAGGAAGAAAACAGCCTAGGAGCAAGacattttttggaagagttgtTATTCAAAATAACTTCATGGTCTGGCGAGagggttcacgcctgtaatcccaatactttgggaggccgaggcaggagaatcatctgagcccaggagttcgagacccgactgcgtaaaaaaaagtaagacaccttcctcccacctcccatctgtacaattaaaaaaaaaaaaaaaatacagctgggCTAGGTGGGGAGCActtgtacttccagctactcagaaggctgcttAAGCCCACGAgttcgaagttgcagtgagctatgatcgcgccacttggactccagcctgtgtgacagtgaggccctgtctcaaataaaatataaaatataatataatataatataatataatataatatataaaataaaaatgaaataaatactttcAATTCTCTTTAACTGAATCTCTAAAAATTAACTGCCTATAAACTGGGAACTCTAAACTTAAATTATAGTTTACAAAATGATAGTATGTAGAGGTGGAGGTATTTCAGCTCATAGACTTAGTATCAATTCCCCCTCTGTAAGATGGGGTACCTCTGATTTCTTAACTGAAAGCTGCTTTCTGATTTTCTCCTCGAAGGAATGTGAATACTTCCATTTGCTGTCACTTTCCCTTTGATTGACCTAGCAAGGGAAGGAAGGTTGGTGACAGTATGTCCTAAGTAACTTTTTagggggaaggggaaaaaaaaaaaaaaaaaactagcagagGATGGTTTCGATCCATCGACCTCTGGGTTATGGGCCCAGCACGCTGCCGCTGCGCCACTCTGATACACAATGAAGCCTACTTTGCCGGGgatttctttgtgatgtttaCCTCAAAAGTTGGTGGGGATTTTGGTAAAAGTTGGTGGGGATTTTGGTTTTTTGGTATGGTTAAATAAACCTGATTTCCACCCCCCCACCAAGGGCCACTAGTTCTATTTATGCTGCAAACATGAGGATGAGTTTAGCGTGTATTGGTATCAAACATtctgaaagcaaaacaaagaaaacctcgATGTTTCTGTAAGAAAATAGCCTGTCGCTACCCTGCTTGCTTTATCATGTAGTCAGGATGTAAGACTAAGGCAAAAAACTGTATAGGGAAAATATCCAACTTCTGAAACATAATACGTAGTTTTCAAGAAGCATAAAATATTACTGTTGCATTGGCCGGGAATCGAACCCGGGCCTCCCGCGTGGCAGGCGAGAATTCTACCACTGAACCACCAATGCTTTGTGTATCTAAAAGCCTTGCCGTCTCTAGGAATGCTTTGCCGTTTTTCAGGACTCCAACTGATACCATAGACTTTGTTTTCAAAAAGATATTTAGGTAGCTTTCCGTTCTTATTGAATAGAGCCTCATAACAGAGCCTTCttgccttcttcccttcttttcaggaagaaaaaaacccCTTTCACTGCAACTTCAAAGCGTCTCTGGCAACACTGGAGGCTGGCCCGTGTGTGGGCTGCCCGGCTCCGGCGCGGTCTCAGCGGCGCAGTTGGACTGCTCCGACTGGGCCTGCACCTCCGCCACGCGGGTCGCGGGCTCCTGAGCTGACTCTGTTCGCCGCTGCAGGGCCCTGGGTATCCACTTGCCGAGTGCTCCCAAGCTCCGGACTCTTAAGTTTCAGGAACCGCTATGGAAGATGCCAAATTCCTtagtttgggaggcagaagacATTTTATGACCGTGGGGAGGCTCAAAGTCCAGGTGGGTTCTGGAGGGAACGGGAGAGGTAGAATAGGGTTACGTGAGCacgaagaataaagaaaatgaagtggaGGACCGCGGAGGAAGAGAACCCGAGCAGGGGATAAAGGAGGTAGGGCAGCcaaaagaggagggaggagg
This is a stretch of genomic DNA from Rhinopithecus roxellana isolate Shanxi Qingling chromosome 4, ASM756505v1, whole genome shotgun sequence. It encodes these proteins:
- the LOC104670860 gene encoding histone H2A type 1, with product MSGRGKQGGKARAKAKTRSSRAGLQFPVGRVHRLLRKGNYAERVGAGAPVYLAAVLEYLTAEILELAGNAARDNKKTRIIPRHLQLAIRNDEELNKLLGKVTIAQGGVLPNIQAVLLPKKTESHHKAKGK
- the LOC104670855 gene encoding histone H2B type 1-O; translated protein: MPDPAKSAPAPKKGSKKAVTKAQKKDGKKRKRSRKESYSIYVYKVLKQVHPDTGISSKAMGIMNSFVNDIFERIAGEASRLAHYNKRSTITSREIQTAVRLLLPGELAKHAVSEGTKAVTKYTSSK